DNA from Agarilytica rhodophyticola:
TCTCAGTTGCAGGGTTTGATCGTAAGCCGGCAGCTTCACGAAATCTTATAGCAGCATCTTCATGCCTACCTTGAAAATGAGCTTGTGCCCCACTTTGTTCCAAATTATGAGTTCGCCTAGAAAGTTGACTTTGCCCATGCCGTCCTCCTGAGCCTTGCGCTCTAGAATTCATATAATCAGATGTACGAGGAGAATCAGAAAAATCAGAAGGATGAGCGCTATCTCGACTAACTCTTGAAGAGTGAAATGACGAAGAACGTGACGGTGGAAGCTGAGGAGTAATATCATCATCAAGCAAATTAAAAGGATTAGAAGGGCCAGACATTGCATAGCGGCTTCCTGTACCAATTAGTGTATTGGGTACTGGAACGCCAAGTAACGAGGGTTTATGAGCAGAGGCAGATTTTGTTGCTGTCGCTAAAGACGGCGCGTTGGACAATTGGCACGTGGCTGCCAATGCATGGTTTTTGGTTGTCACTGAGTTAAACACGGAGTTTTCTCCTAATTAAAGTAAATGTATTTTATTTAATGTTCAATCTTAAGTGACAAAATGATGAATATGGTTCGTTCTAATAACTAAGCCTTTTTATTCGATTTTGTATGGAAAATGTTATTTAATATAAATTAAAGCGTCATCTAGAATCTTTTCATGCCTTTCTTTAGCGCCACCAAAGCGCCATGTACCTACTTTTTCACCGAGATTTCGATATGCTCCACCACCATCCTTATCCCATGTTGTGATATATATTTTTGCATTGCGCCAATCATTGAGGCCAAGTTCTTTACCATCGTAAGTAAAGCGAATCGTATTATTTTTCTTGTTAACCTCTATTTTCGGCGCTACTCCCAGCTTACTACCTTCGCTTTTTAGCGAGGCACCATGTGTTGTATAGATATAGTTTCCCCAACCGTAGCTGATATGGGAAAAATTCCATTTGCCTCCATTTGGAAAACTACCACCAATAATAGGCAGGTGCTCGATTCCCGTAGATATATCGGTATCAAAAAATATAGAAAAAGCCACATGATCAAACTGATTTGGCGGCTGCCAAATATCTGATACCTGACACATGCTTAAAGTTAGTTCTAATATACGACCAGCAGAGCGTATTTCAGCCTCTTCGATATCCATTTCACAACCAACTGATTCATGAGTAGGTAGTAAATAACTTTTATAAGGCCCCGTGTGATCAAGCTTAGGATCTTTTAGTCTTTGGCTGAACTCAGCAATAGTGGTTCGCGTCGTATAAAATTTCTTCTTAGATGCCAGTTTTTTTGCTGGCCAATATATTTCTACAAAATGCTCTTCACTACCTAAATCATTGACGGGGATTTCAAATTTCCAATGACCATTTTTGTCTGCAATAATATTTGTAGCATTATCATAGGCACCATCAATAATACCTTGTAGTTGTGTAAAAGGCTCTGATACAGAGCCTTTTATAAGGGCTGCCCTTTTATTAAGGTAATTTTTATCTATAGATTCAAATACTATCTGATCTTTTATTTTTTCTCTTGCTAACTTGTGCTTATCTTTATCGCCGATTAAAACCATAGCTGAATTAGCTGGTGCAACGAACGTCAATGTTTGATAGTTACTAAACTTTAATGATTTACTGTACTTTTCACTTAAGACGATATTCGGTTTATCATCGCTAGAAAAGTCAGTTAATAAATTATTGAGCAATGTAGCACTATTAGAAGTATTTAGAATCGTATAAGCCACTTTATTTTTGTATTCTCTTTTATATACAAAGATGCCCGCACCAACTGTATTATCTTGCAGTATTTCAAGACTACCTCGACTAAACACTTTGTTAGACTTTCTTATTTCTATTAATTTTTTAATAAACCTATACATTGAACTTTTTTTATCAAAATAATTTTTTTCACTTTGGTATCCACCTGCAAACATAGCTTTTCGATAGCTGGTAAATAACTGCTCATCTCCTTGATATATAACAGGAACACCGGGAATTGTCATCAGCAATACATAGGCGAGGCGAAAGTTGTCGACAGTTCCTGAAGAAAGAAAACGATCTACATCATGATTATCAATAAAATTAGCCACTAGATAGGGATTATGGTATTCACGCATGTATGCTTCCAGGCGATACGATAAATATGCGGTCGGTGCGCCCTCGGAAAACACACGACCAATCTCTTTGTAAAGAGGAAAGCCCAAGGGTGCATCTATTTTCTTACTATCATCAGAAGTAATATATTCTGATATTTTTTTTTCACCGTCATCTAAATAGGGTTGTGATGTATTAAATACCTCGCCAAAACTGTAAAAATTATCTCGCCCTGAAGTTTCAGCTACTTCATAAATACCACCTTTACCATGTAAGAAATCTTCATAAAAAGTACTTTTTACATATTTAACAGTATCTATTCGAATAGCATCGACACCGGCTTCTTTTACCCAATAGCCAAAAGAGTCTTTTAACGCATTGATAACTGTTGGATTTTCTGTATTGAGATCACTTAGGGAGCTAGTTTGATAAGTAGTTTCTTGGTGCTTGTTGGAAAAATCCACAATCTCTGGCGTCCAATGATAGATATTTTTATCGCGGTGTATGGGGTTAGTTACATCGATAAAGTGAAATGGCGGCTGCTCTGGGGCATTCGTTGGCCTAGCGTTTTTATTTATATAAAAGTTTTTTTCAGGATAATTAGGGTCAAACTCTCCATGATAGCTAAAATAGTTACCTACATGGTTCACTACAATATCTTGAATCAAATACATTCCACTTCGATGTAATACATCAGATAGATCTTTATAATCATCCAAGTTTCCATAATGTTCATCAACGCTCTTAAAATCCCTTGCCCAATATCCGTGATAACCGCTGTATTGATTCTCGGGGTCCCACCACATGTTAGCCACATGGGGTGTAGTCCAAACAGCGGTAGCTCCTAAATTCTTGATATATGGAATATTGTTTATAATCCCTTTTAAGTCACCGCCACTATAGTGGCTTTCTCTTGCCGGGTTATATACTCCTGCACCTTGATCATTATTACTCGCATCACCATCGGCAAAGCGATCAATCATCAAAAAATAAATGACTTGATCTCGCCAATCGGGAGAAGGGACATGAAGAAGTCGATTCGCTTGACAATTACTGCCCTTTACCAAAGAGCGCTGGCAATTTTCAATATTATTGGCAAATGATTGATAGGAAAAGCAAGAGAGAACGCAAGTGACCAGCATCATGAAAATTGGTAGAGAAACGACTATATTTCTTGTATTCACAATATTTATGCCTATTTATTAACTAATTAATAAACTTTAACATTGTGAAAGTGAATATTTGATCAAATACTCACTTTTATTGTCATCACATTATTAACCCGACGGGACGGCAGTATATGTCGGATTGATATCAGTGCATAGATCGCTCGCTAGGCCCGACAGACTCGCGTAGAGGTCAAAACCAATTAATAGAGGTTCCCTAAATATATCAGGGCGATATATTTAGTCGTCAGCTTAATAGGGACAAAAGCTAAGAAACTACTGCATTCTCAAAGCGCCATCTAAACGAATAACTTCACCATTAATATAACTATTTTCAACAATATGCCGAGCAAGATGGGCAAATTCTACAGGGGCTCCCATACGTTTGGGGAAGGGAATAACACTTTCCAAACTTTGCTGAACCTTTTCAGGCATGGCTACCATCATAGGTGTAGCCATAACACCGGGAGCAATAGCTACTACACGTACAGCGACAGGGGCAAGATCTCTTGCCATAGGCAATGTCATACTTACGATAGCTCCCTTACTGGCTGAATAGGCACACTGTCCTTTTTGCCCTTCATATGCCGCGACAGATGCAGTATTAATGATAACACCGCGTTCATTTGAGTCATCTGTAGGAACATTTTCTGCCATTTTTTCTGCAACTAATGCACAGAGGTTGAAGGTGCCGAGTAAGTTTATAGATATCACTTTTTCAAAGTCTTCGGCAGGCATCGCTTTATTCGTCTTGTCTAAAATTCTCTTCGCTGGGGCAACACCTGCACAATTAACACAAATATGAATATTACCCCATAGTTGCTGTATATCAGCTAAAGCTGAAGATACAGCCTCTCGATCGGTCACATCAACAGTATAATATTTGTAACTTTCTTCAAAAGCGGGATCAGGGGGATTAACAGAATTAGACACCAAGTCTAAAACAGCAACTTTTGCGCCATGTTTTAAGAAATTTTCGACGACGGCTTGCCCCAAGCCTGATCGACCACCAGTAACGATAGCTAGTTTGCCTTCTAATTTCATGTAAATAACCTTTAGAATATAATCTTGATCGAATAAAATATAATTTTAATCAAAAGCTGAATAAATTTATTATCACTCTGATAGTAAGGCATTGGCTACTTTAGATTGATTCACACGCCCGAGTACCTTAGATATAAAGTCACCAACATGTATTAGTTTATTTAAATCTACACCTGTGTGAATATTTAGGCCATTGAACATATACACAAGATCTTCGGTAGCCACATTACCCGATGCTCCTTTAGCATATGGACACCCCCCTAAACCCGCGACAGAACTATCAAAAACACGAATCCCAGATTGTAGACCCGCATAAATATTCGCTAATGCCTGTCCATAAGTATCGTGTAGATGAAGGGCTAGTTTTTCTTTAGGTACATAATTACTCAAATACTCAATTAATGAGGAAATTCTTCCTGGGGTACCAACCCCAATGGTGTCCCCTAGAGATATTTCATAGCATCCCATCGATAACAGCTTTTCAGTAACACGAGCAACCATAGCCGGCTCTATATCCCCTTGATAAGGGCAACCGACAATACATGAAACATATCCTCGTACAGGTATATTATGGGACTTAGCTTCATCCATTAAAGCTTTGATGCGCTCTAAACTTTCATCTACCGAGCAATTGATATTTTTTTGATTGAATGTATCAGAAGCTGCAGTAAAACAACTCATTTCTTTTACTTTAAAAGATAATGCATTACTAAAACCTTTCACATTAGGCACTAGTACAGGATAACGAATAGAAGAGTTGTGGTTCAACATTTCATAGACTTCACCACTATTCGCCATCTGTGGTACCCACTTGGGACTAACAAAACTGCCAGTTTCTATTGTCTGTAAACCTACATCTGCCAGTTTTTTAATTAAGCTAACTTTAGTAGCAATATCCAATACTTGCTTTTCATTCTGTAAGCCATCGCGCGGGCCAACCTCTACAATTTTAACTTCCTGAGGTAAAGTCATAATAACATGCAACCTTAATATTTATTCACCATCTGTATTGAGTCTTCGCAGCCCTTCTAATTGCGTTCGGCAATTATCAGGAATAGTTTCAGTTTTCTCATCTTTATAGTTGAAATAAATCATAACGCAACTACCCTTGGCAACAAGCTTATCTTGCTGCCAAGCTTGTTGCTGCACCACAAAAGAACTGTTTCCAATATGTT
Protein-coding regions in this window:
- a CDS encoding alpha-amylase family glycosyl hydrolase, which gives rise to MNTRNIVVSLPIFMMLVTCVLSCFSYQSFANNIENCQRSLVKGSNCQANRLLHVPSPDWRDQVIYFLMIDRFADGDASNNDQGAGVYNPARESHYSGGDLKGIINNIPYIKNLGATAVWTTPHVANMWWDPENQYSGYHGYWARDFKSVDEHYGNLDDYKDLSDVLHRSGMYLIQDIVVNHVGNYFSYHGEFDPNYPEKNFYINKNARPTNAPEQPPFHFIDVTNPIHRDKNIYHWTPEIVDFSNKHQETTYQTSSLSDLNTENPTVINALKDSFGYWVKEAGVDAIRIDTVKYVKSTFYEDFLHGKGGIYEVAETSGRDNFYSFGEVFNTSQPYLDDGEKKISEYITSDDSKKIDAPLGFPLYKEIGRVFSEGAPTAYLSYRLEAYMREYHNPYLVANFIDNHDVDRFLSSGTVDNFRLAYVLLMTIPGVPVIYQGDEQLFTSYRKAMFAGGYQSEKNYFDKKSSMYRFIKKLIEIRKSNKVFSRGSLEILQDNTVGAGIFVYKREYKNKVAYTILNTSNSATLLNNLLTDFSSDDKPNIVLSEKYSKSLKFSNYQTLTFVAPANSAMVLIGDKDKHKLAREKIKDQIVFESIDKNYLNKRAALIKGSVSEPFTQLQGIIDGAYDNATNIIADKNGHWKFEIPVNDLGSEEHFVEIYWPAKKLASKKKFYTTRTTIAEFSQRLKDPKLDHTGPYKSYLLPTHESVGCEMDIEEAEIRSAGRILELTLSMCQVSDIWQPPNQFDHVAFSIFFDTDISTGIEHLPIIGGSFPNGGKWNFSHISYGWGNYIYTTHGASLKSEGSKLGVAPKIEVNKKNNTIRFTYDGKELGLNDWRNAKIYITTWDKDGGGAYRNLGEKVGTWRFGGAKERHEKILDDALIYIK
- a CDS encoding SDR family NAD(P)-dependent oxidoreductase gives rise to the protein MKLEGKLAIVTGGRSGLGQAVVENFLKHGAKVAVLDLVSNSVNPPDPAFEESYKYYTVDVTDREAVSSALADIQQLWGNIHICVNCAGVAPAKRILDKTNKAMPAEDFEKVISINLLGTFNLCALVAEKMAENVPTDDSNERGVIINTASVAAYEGQKGQCAYSASKGAIVSMTLPMARDLAPVAVRVVAIAPGVMATPMMVAMPEKVQQSLESVIPFPKRMGAPVEFAHLARHIVENSYINGEVIRLDGALRMQ
- a CDS encoding hydroxymethylglutaryl-CoA lyase, producing MTLPQEVKIVEVGPRDGLQNEKQVLDIATKVSLIKKLADVGLQTIETGSFVSPKWVPQMANSGEVYEMLNHNSSIRYPVLVPNVKGFSNALSFKVKEMSCFTAASDTFNQKNINCSVDESLERIKALMDEAKSHNIPVRGYVSCIVGCPYQGDIEPAMVARVTEKLLSMGCYEISLGDTIGVGTPGRISSLIEYLSNYVPKEKLALHLHDTYGQALANIYAGLQSGIRVFDSSVAGLGGCPYAKGASGNVATEDLVYMFNGLNIHTGVDLNKLIHVGDFISKVLGRVNQSKVANALLSE